GGGCGACGTTGCTGACGTTCGAGGTGGCGTGGGACTGGAGGTTGGTCGCCGCCTTGATGACGTCCAGCGGGCCGATCACCCACCCGACCCGCCAGCCGGTCATGGCGTAGGTCTTGGCCACGCCGTTGACGACGATGCACTTGTCGGCCAGCTCCGGCACGACGACCGGGAGCGAGACGAACTGCGCGTCCCCGTAGACCAGGTGCTCGTAGATCTCGTCGGTGAGCACCCACAGCCCGTGCCCGGCGGCCCAGCGGCCGATCTCCTCGACCTCGGCGGCGGTGTACACCGAGCCGGTCGGGTTGGAGGGCGAGACGAACAGCAGCACCTTGGTGGACTCGGTGCGAGCGGCCTCCAGCTGCGCCACGGACACCTTGTAGCCGGTGGTCTCGTCGGCGACGACCTCGACCGGCACGCCGCCCGCGAGCCGGATCGACTCGGGGTAGGTGGTCCAGTACGGGGCCGGGACGATGACCTCGTCACCCGGGTCCAGGATCGCGGCGAAGGCCTCGTAGATGGCCTGCTTGCCACCGTTGGTCACCAGGACCTGCGCGGCGTCGACCGCCCAGCCGGAGTCCCGCAGCGTCTTCGCGGCGATGGCGGCCTTCAGCTCGGGCAGCCCGCCGGCCGGGGTGTACCGGTGGTTCTTCGGGTCGCGGCAGGCGTCCGCGGCCGCGTCCACGATGTAGCCGGGGGTGGGGAAGTCCGGCTCGCCGGCGCCGAAGCCGATCACCGGGCGGCCGGCCGCCTTGAGGGCCTTGGCCTTGGCGTCCACGGCGAGGGTCGCGGACTCCGCGATGGCGCCGATGCGGGCCGAGACCCGCCGGTCGGCCGGACGGATGCTGGAGTCGGGGGTGGCAGATGCAGGGGTGGGAGATGCAGCGCTCATGACCTCATCGTTCCAGACACCGCCACCGGCGGGCATCGGCGTTTCGCCATCCGGCCGCCGCGCCGAGACGGCCGTGGCGGGCCCCAGCAGCGGGGACCGCCACGCCGGGCCGAACCACTGATCGGCAACCCATTCGACCAATCCCCGTTCCACCCCCTACACTCAAGCCTCGATGGACCCGGGCTGCGGCCGCGGGGCGTCGCACTCACCGTGCGGGGGCCCGTATGCGGTAGGTTGGGTCCTGTGACTCCGGGCGACCGGAGTCCAAAGGGTCGTAGCTCAATTGGTAGAGCACCGGTCTCCAAAACCGGCGGTTGGGGGTTCAAGTCCCTCCGGCCCTGCTGTCCGCCCTGTTGCAAATGCGCGACAGGCGGTACCGTCCAGCAGTGTGTTACACGAGATCGCAATCACTGCGAACACTCGACTGGTACCCGATCTTCAGGTGAGGAACGAGTGACGGAGACCGTGGGCTCCACCGCGACACCTGATCGTGGTAGCGCGGAGGGCGAACAGGGCGAGGGCCTCTCGCGCCGCGATCGCAAGCGTGCCAACAAGGCCGCCGGCAAGGGCGGGAAGAAGCAGAAGGACCCGAACCGCAAGAACGTCTTTGCGCGCACCGGCCTCTTCTACCGTCAGATCATCGCCGAGCTCCGCAAGGTCGTCTGGCCGAGCCGCAATGACCTCACCACCTACACGACGACGGTCATCGTCTTCGTTCTGGTGATCATGGCCATCGTCTACGGTCTGGACACCGGCTTCGCCGAGCTGGCCAAGCTCGTCTTCGGCTGACACCGGCCTGCGCGGACCGCGCCCGATCCTCACAGGACATCCACACAGGACATCCAGGACATCACTGTCCGGACGCTCCGCTACCGTGGAGTCGGTATCGTTGAGTATCCGAGCCGTCCGCAGCCAAGCCCTGCTTCTCCCTGTGGACGGTCAGGTACCGTCCCACCCTTCATCTCCAGGAAGAAGCAGCCAACGTGTCTGAGTCCCACCCGTACGACGACGCTGAAGCCCCCGAGGTCGTCGAGGCCGTGGAATCGGCCGACGACGCTGCGGAGCAGGACGCGTCTGCGTGGGCCGAGGCCGACGACTCCGCCGAGCAGATCGTCGATGACGCCGACGCTGACGAGGACGAGGTCGAGGCTGCCGACGAGGCCGACGGCGAGTCCGCCGAAGAGGCGGCGCTGACCGTGGTCGACGACGAGGAGTCCGCCGCCGTCGAGGCCTTCGAGGAGGCCGACGCCGAGGTCACCGAGGAAGACGGCGTCGAGATCGACCCGGTCGCCGCGTTCCGCGAGGAACTGCGGCTGGCCCCCGGCGAGTGGTACGTCATCCACACCTACGCCGGCTACGAGAACCGCGTGAAGTCCAACCTGGAGCAGCGCGCCGTCTCGCTCAACGTCGAGGACTACATCTACCAGGCCGAGGTGCCCCAGGAAGAGGTCGTCCAGATCAAGAACGGCGACCGCAAGACCATCCGTCAGAACAAGCTCCCCGGCTACGTGCTGGTGCGCATGGACCTGACGAACGAGTCCTGGGGCGTCGTCCGGAACACCCCCGGTGTCACCGGCTTCGTCGGCAACGCCTACGACCCGTACCCGCTGACGCTGGACGAGGTCGTCAAGATGCTCGCCCCCGACGTCGAGCGCGCCGCCGCGAAGGAGGCCGGCCGCCCCTCGCAGGTCCGCCCGGCCGACATCCAGGTGCTGGACTTCGAGGTCGGCGACTCGGTCACGGTCACCGACGGTCCGTTCGCCACGCTCCAGGCGACGATCAACGAGATCAACCCGGACTCCAAGAAGGTCAAGGGCCTGGTCGAGATCTTCGGCCGGGAGACCCCGGTCGAGCTCTCCTTCGACCAGATCACCAAGAACGACTGAGTCGAGCACGACCGGGCCGGGCACGACCGGCGCGACAGCTTCCGCAGCAGGGCCCCGTACCGTCCAACCGGTCCGGGGCCCTGCCGCGTCCGGGCCGGTTCGGCCGGTGCGAGCCGCCCGCCGAGCGGCCCGTCGGGGGCGGGGACGATCACTGATTTAGGATCGCGGCTCTTTCGGGCTATCCTGATTCGATGTGTGCGCAGAGCCGGGCCGTGAGGCCGGGCGGCGCAGCAGACATCCAAGGCCCCGCCGGTGCGCTTCCGCCCGCCGGTCGGGAACACCTCTCGTACTGACCCGGAGAGAGAACATGCCTCCCAAGAAGAAGAAGATCACTGGGCTGATCAAGCTCCAGATCAAGGCGGGCGCGGCCAACCCCGCGCCGCCCGTCGGCCCCGCGCTGGGCCAGCACGGCGTCAACATCATGGAGTTCTGCAAGGCCTACAACGCCCAGACCGAGTCGCAGCGCGGCATGGTCGTGCCGGTGGAGATCACGGTCTACGACGACCGTTCCTTCACCTTCATCACCAAGACCCCGCCGGCCGCGCGCCTGATCCTCAAGGCCGCGGGCATCGAGAAGGGCTCCAGCGAGCCGCACAAGACCAAGGTCGCCAAGCTCACGGCTGCCCAGGTCCGCGAGATCGCGACGACCAAGCTGCCCGACCTCAACGCCAACTCGCTGGACGAGGCCGACAAGATCATCGCTGGCACCGCCCGTTCGATGGGCATCACCATCGAGGGCTGACGTCCGCGTCAGTTCGGTCAGAGCAGCACCGTGGTAGGGCCGAGCGCGGCCCGCAGCCACCACAACTCCCAGTCTTGAATCCACAGGAGCAGCAGTGAAGCGCAGCAAGGCTCTGAACGCCGCGGCGGCCAAGGTCGACCGCGACCGTCTCTACGCCCCTCTCGAGGCCATCCGCCTCGCCAAGGAGACCTCCACCACGAAGTTCGACGGCACCGTCGAGGTCGCCATGCGTCTGGGTGTCGACCCGCGCAAGGCCGACCAGATGGTCCGCAGCACCGTGAACCTCCCGCACGGCACCGGCAAGACCGCCCGGGTCCTGGTCTTCGCGACCGGTGACCGCGCCGAGGCCGCACGTGCTGCGGGCGCCGACATCGTCGGCGCCGACGAGCTCATCGACGAGGTCGCCAAGGGCCGGCTGGACTTCGACGCCGTCGTGTCCACCCCGGACCTCATGGGCAAGGTCGGCCGTCTGGGCCGCGTGCTCGGCCCGCGTGGCCTGATGCCGAACCCGAAGACCGGCACCGTGACCCCGGACGTGGCCAAGGCCGTGACCGAGATCAAGGGCGGCAAGATCGAGTTCCGCGTCGACAAGCACTCGAACCTGCACCTGATCATCGGCAAGGTCTCCTTCGACGACGAGAAGCTCGTCGAGAACTACGCCGCCGCCCTGGACGAGGTGCTCCGCGCCAAGCCGTCCGCCTCCAAGGGCCGGTACATCAAGAAGATCGCGCTCAGCACCACGATCGGCCCCGGCATCCAGGTGGACCCGAGCCGTACGCGCAACCTCATGGTCGAGGAGGACCCGGCGAACATCTGATCCCTGATCAGACCAGCTGGGCAGTACTCGCGTTCCGAAGGGCCGGTTCCCCCTCCGCAAGGAAGGGGGAACCGGCCCTTCGGCCTGTCCGTCTACGGGTATAGCGTCCTGTTCGCAAGTCTTCTTACATGCCCCAGGGGGAATGCAACATGCGCCACACCCGTTCGATCTCCGTCGCCGCAGCCGCCGTCGTCGGCCTGGCCGCGCTCAGTGCCTGTTCGGCCGCGTCCAAGGCCGCGAGCCAGGCGGCCGGCAGCGCCAACTCGGCGGTGTCCACCGTCGCGGACGCGCTCTCGCTGGCCACCGCCAAGACCGAGAGCTACAGCTCGGTCAAGATGACCATGACCATGTCGGTCGCGGGCCAGAGCGTGACCTCGTCGGGCCGGTTCGGCTGGAACCCGATGGCCATGTCCATGGGGATGAACATGCCGGCGGCGAACGGCCGCCCGGCGACCTCCATGATCGTGATGATGTCCGGCACCACCCTGTACATGGGTACCCCGGCCGTCGCCGACTTCCAGGGCAAGCACTGGATGAAGCTCGACCTGTCCTCGCTCCAGGACGGTCAGGCGCTGTCCGAGATGGCTACCCAGAGCGGCAACCAGAACCCGGCGGTCCAGCTCAAGCTGCTGACCTCCAGCCCGGGGGTGACCCGTGTCGGCCAGGGCACCGTCGACGGCGTCCAGGCCACCCACTACAGCGGCACGGTGGACCTGAAGGCGCTGGCGGCCAAGATGGTGGGGCAGGACGCGCAGCTCAAGAGCCTGCTCACGTCGGCCTCCCAGGAGGGGATGACGACCGAGACCGTGGACCTCTGGGTCAGCGCCCAGAACCTCCCGGTCCGGGAGACGATGTCGGCGACGACCTCCAGCGGCACCGAGAACGCGACCATCGACTTCTCCGACTACAGCACCGGTGCGGTCACCTTCACCGCTCCGCCGGCGGACGACACCCTCGACGCGTCCAGCCTGCTCGGGAGCAGCTGACCGACCGGCGGGACGGGCGGCCGGTGGGCGATTTGCCCTTCGGCCGCCCGTTCGCGTAACGTAGCCGGAGCCACAGACCGCTGGTTGTCGCTGCCCGCTCTGCAAAGAGTCGGCCTGGTGACCGAAGGCTCCGCGAAGGATGCGGACGACCCGCGCAGGATGGATGAGGAAGATCGCGCTCCGGACGTGTGCCGTCAGGCATGTCGGCCGTCGAGCATGTTGAAGCCCCGTGCGCCTGCGCCGGGGCTGTCCTGTTTTTCCGAACACTTTCTTCCGGCGGTCGAGGTATAGCAGGTCGACTCAACGGTCGGCCAAGCATCGACATCACGGAAGGAGGCGTAAGCCTATGGCAAGGCCCGACAAGGCTGCTGCCGTCGCAGAGCTCACGGACAAGTTCCGTGACTCCAACGCGGCCGTGCTGACCGAGTACCGCGGTCTGACCGTGGCGCAGCTGAAGACGCTGCGTCGCTCGCTCGGCGACAACGCCAATTACGCCGTGGTGAAGAACACGCTGACCAAGATTGCCGCCAACCAGGCCGGTATTTCTGAGCTCGACGACCTGTTCGCGGGTCCGACGGCTGTCGCCTTCGTCGCCGGTGACCCGGTGGAGTCGGCGAAGGCTCTGCGTGACTTCGCCAAGGAGAACCCGGCTCTCATCATCAAGGGCGGTGTCCTTGACGGTAAGGCGCTGTCTGCTGATGACATCAAGAAGCTCGCGGACCTCGAGTCCCGCGAGGTGCTGCTCGCCAAGCTCGCGGGTGGACTGAAGGCGTCGATGGCCAAGGCCGCCGCCACCTTCCAGGCCCCGCTCACGGAGTTCGTCCGCACTGCGGAGGCGCTCCGGGCCAAGGTCGAGCAGGGCGGTGCCGGTACGCCGGCTCCCGCCGTCGAGGACGCTGCTCCCGCCGCGGAGTAGTACCCCCTCGCAGCGGGCCCGTACGCCCGCCGTTCCGTACATCCGGCACCTGCCGACTTAGTGGAAGGACGCCATCATGGCGAAGCTGTCCCAGGAAGAGCTGCTCGCGCAGTTCGCCGACCTGACCCTCATCGAGCTCTCCGAGTTCGTCAAGGCGTTCGAGGAGAAGTTCGACGTCAAGGCTGCCGCCCCGGTCGCCGTCGCCGCCGGTGGCGGCGCTGCCGCCGTCGCGGAAGAGGCTGAGGAGCAGGACGAGTTCGACGTCATCCTCACCGCCGCCGGTGACAAGAAGATCCAGGTCATCAAGGAGGTGCGTTCGCTCACCTCGCTCGGCCTGAAGGAGGCGAAGGACCTCGTTGACGGCACCCCCGCCACCGTCCTGGAGAAGGTTGCCAAGGACGCTGCGGAGAAGGCCAAGGCTGCTCTCGAGGCTGCCGGCGCTTCCGTCACCGTCAAGTAACTCCGGTTACTGACTGACGGTCCGCTCCGGCGGGCCGTTCGGCCGAGGCGGCCACCCGAAAGGGTGGCCGCCTCGGCCTTTTGCGTTCCCGCTCCAGGGCCGT
The Streptacidiphilus albus JL83 genome window above contains:
- a CDS encoding pyridoxal phosphate-dependent aminotransferase; the encoded protein is MSAASPTPASATPDSSIRPADRRVSARIGAIAESATLAVDAKAKALKAAGRPVIGFGAGEPDFPTPGYIVDAAADACRDPKNHRYTPAGGLPELKAAIAAKTLRDSGWAVDAAQVLVTNGGKQAIYEAFAAILDPGDEVIVPAPYWTTYPESIRLAGGVPVEVVADETTGYKVSVAQLEAARTESTKVLLFVSPSNPTGSVYTAAEVEEIGRWAAGHGLWVLTDEIYEHLVYGDAQFVSLPVVVPELADKCIVVNGVAKTYAMTGWRVGWVIGPLDVIKAATNLQSHATSNVSNVAQIAALAAVSGDLSAVDEMKAAFDRRRRTIVRMLNEIPGVFCPEPEGAFYVYPSVKGLLGKEIRGRRPQTSAELAGLILDEVEVAVVPGEAFGTPGYLRLSYALGDHDLVEGVTRLQKLLGEAQD
- the rplK gene encoding 50S ribosomal protein L11 encodes the protein MPPKKKKITGLIKLQIKAGAANPAPPVGPALGQHGVNIMEFCKAYNAQTESQRGMVVPVEITVYDDRSFTFITKTPPAARLILKAAGIEKGSSEPHKTKVAKLTAAQVREIATTKLPDLNANSLDEADKIIAGTARSMGITIEG
- the rplA gene encoding 50S ribosomal protein L1, translating into MKRSKALNAAAAKVDRDRLYAPLEAIRLAKETSTTKFDGTVEVAMRLGVDPRKADQMVRSTVNLPHGTGKTARVLVFATGDRAEAARAAGADIVGADELIDEVAKGRLDFDAVVSTPDLMGKVGRLGRVLGPRGLMPNPKTGTVTPDVAKAVTEIKGGKIEFRVDKHSNLHLIIGKVSFDDEKLVENYAAALDEVLRAKPSASKGRYIKKIALSTTIGPGIQVDPSRTRNLMVEEDPANI
- the secE gene encoding preprotein translocase subunit SecE; the protein is MTETVGSTATPDRGSAEGEQGEGLSRRDRKRANKAAGKGGKKQKDPNRKNVFARTGLFYRQIIAELRKVVWPSRNDLTTYTTTVIVFVLVIMAIVYGLDTGFAELAKLVFG
- the nusG gene encoding transcription termination/antitermination protein NusG; this translates as MSESHPYDDAEAPEVVEAVESADDAAEQDASAWAEADDSAEQIVDDADADEDEVEAADEADGESAEEAALTVVDDEESAAVEAFEEADAEVTEEDGVEIDPVAAFREELRLAPGEWYVIHTYAGYENRVKSNLEQRAVSLNVEDYIYQAEVPQEEVVQIKNGDRKTIRQNKLPGYVLVRMDLTNESWGVVRNTPGVTGFVGNAYDPYPLTLDEVVKMLAPDVERAAAKEAGRPSQVRPADIQVLDFEVGDSVTVTDGPFATLQATINEINPDSKKVKGLVEIFGRETPVELSFDQITKND
- the rplJ gene encoding 50S ribosomal protein L10, with amino-acid sequence MARPDKAAAVAELTDKFRDSNAAVLTEYRGLTVAQLKTLRRSLGDNANYAVVKNTLTKIAANQAGISELDDLFAGPTAVAFVAGDPVESAKALRDFAKENPALIIKGGVLDGKALSADDIKKLADLESREVLLAKLAGGLKASMAKAAATFQAPLTEFVRTAEALRAKVEQGGAGTPAPAVEDAAPAAE
- the rplL gene encoding 50S ribosomal protein L7/L12, yielding MAKLSQEELLAQFADLTLIELSEFVKAFEEKFDVKAAAPVAVAAGGGAAAVAEEAEEQDEFDVILTAAGDKKIQVIKEVRSLTSLGLKEAKDLVDGTPATVLEKVAKDAAEKAKAALEAAGASVTVK
- a CDS encoding LolA-like protein; this encodes MRHTRSISVAAAAVVGLAALSACSAASKAASQAAGSANSAVSTVADALSLATAKTESYSSVKMTMTMSVAGQSVTSSGRFGWNPMAMSMGMNMPAANGRPATSMIVMMSGTTLYMGTPAVADFQGKHWMKLDLSSLQDGQALSEMATQSGNQNPAVQLKLLTSSPGVTRVGQGTVDGVQATHYSGTVDLKALAAKMVGQDAQLKSLLTSASQEGMTTETVDLWVSAQNLPVRETMSATTSSGTENATIDFSDYSTGAVTFTAPPADDTLDASSLLGSS